A single genomic interval of Juglans regia cultivar Chandler chromosome 1, Walnut 2.0, whole genome shotgun sequence harbors:
- the LOC109011870 gene encoding uncharacterized protein At5g39570-like, producing MSNYARGGEDEVDDFDEYDPTPYGGGYDIVLTYGRPLPPSDETCYPLSSSTPSDDFDYDRPQYTSYAEPSAYRDEALDTEYSSYARPKPRPAPPPPGEGDFGGEYGARPDVGHGFPPPGVNRPGYGEPKYGSERPGSEYGSGYGRQSEHEQESGADYGSGYGRKSQYEQTESGYGSGYGRKSEYEQPPPSEYGRKSEYEQPPPSEYGSGYGRKSEYEQPPPSEYGSGYGRKSEYEQPPPSEYGSGYGRKSEYEQPPESEYGSGYGRKSEYEQPPAPEYGSGYGRKTDYETPESEYGSGYERKPEYEAPPSGYGSGYGRKPGYGEEQGSGGYGYGGRSERPENESTEHERPSYGDEPPRRQSYGRSEEESYERRDDDDGSGERRKYGYGEEGEEGYGRKKYGDDGSDDDEEKRQRHGHHHHRKSYDDE from the exons ATGTCGAATTACGCTCGTGGCGGCGAAGACGAGGTCGATGACTTCGACGAGTACGATCCAACGCCGTACGGAGGCGGTTACGACATCGTGCTCACCTACGGCCGGCCTCTCCCGCCGTCTGATGAGACCTGCTACCCTCTCTCGTCCTCCACGCCTTCCGATGACTTCGACTATGATCGCCCCCAGTACACCTCCTACGCCGAGCCTTCCGCCTATCGCGACGAGGCCCTCGATACTGAATACAGCAGCTACGCCCGTCCCAAGCCCCGACCCGCGCCCCCTCCACCCGGTGAGGGAGATTTCGGAGGTGAGTATGGGGCCAGGCCGGACGTTGGTCATGGGTTCCCTCCTCCTGGGGTTAACAGGCCCGGGTATGGTGAGCCCAAGTATGGATCGGAAAGGCCCGGATCTGAATACGGATCTGGGTATGGCCGCCAGAGTGAGCATGAGCAGGAATCCGGAGCGGACTACGGATCCGGATACGGACGGAAGAGCCAGTATGAACAGACTGAATCGGGATACGGATCTGGGTATGGGCGAAAAAGCGAGTATGAGCAGCCACCCCCATCGGAATACGGGCGGAAGAGTGAGTACGAGCAGCCACCCCCATCGGAATATGGATCTGGATATGGGCGGAAGAGCGAGTACGAGCAGCCACCCCCATCGGAATACGGATCTGGATATGGGCGGAAGAGCGAGTACGAGCAGCCACCCCCATCGGAATACGGATCTGGATATGGGCGGAAGAGCGAGTACGAGCAGCCACCCGAATCGGAATACGGGTCTGGGTACGGGAGGAAGAGCGAGTATGAGCAGCCACCCGCACCGGAATATGGATCCGGTTATGGCCGGAAGACCGATTATGAGACTCCCGAATCGGAATACGGATCTGGGTATGAGCGGAAGCCCGAGTATGAGGCCCCCCCATCAGGGTATGGATCCGGATACGGGCGGAAGCCGGGTTATGGGGAGGAACAGGGTAGCGGTGGTTACGGGTATGGAGGGAGGAGTGAGAGGCCTGAGAACGAGAGTACTGAGCATGAGAGGCCGAGTTATGGGGACGAGCCGCCTCGGAGGCAGAGTTATGGGCGGTCCGAGGAGGAGAGCTATGAGAGgcgtgatgatgatgatggtagTGGCGAGAGGCGCAAGTATGGATACGGTGAAGAGGGGGAAGAGGGCTATGGGCGCAAGAAATAC GGAGATGATGGctctgatgatgatgaggagaaGCGCCAACGTCATGGGCATCACCACCACCGCAAGAGCTATGATGATGAGTAA
- the LOC109011872 gene encoding transmembrane emp24 domain-containing protein p24delta7-like produces the protein MCGLVTNLHLIVRRIGILIIIFTMSAESMRFDLKSGATKCISEEIKSDAMTVGKYHVVYSSEGFPVPDTHKINVRVNSPHGHSYHYESQVESGNFAFTGVEAGDYKACFWTPDHKPPVTVVVDFDWRTGLAAKDWSNVAKKGQIEEMELELKKLYETVSSIHDEMFYLRDREEEMQQLNRATNSKMATFSFLSLVVCLSVAGLQLWHLKTFFQRKKVI, from the exons ATGTGTGGTTTAGTAACGAATCTGCATCTGATTGTAAGGCGCATAgggatattaataataatattcacaatGTCTGCGGAATCGATGCGTTTCGACCTCAAATCAGGCGCCACAAAATGCATATCGGAGGAAATCAAGAGCGACGCCATGACCGTGGGCAAGTACCACGTCGTCTATTCCAGTGAAGGCTTTCCCGTCCCCGATACCCACAAGATCAACGTCAGG GTCAATTCGCCTCACGGTCATAGTTATCACTACGAGAGTCAAGTGGAATCCGGTAATTTTGCGTTTACTGGGGTTGAAGCTGGTGATTACAAAGCTTGCTTTTGGACGCCTGATCATAAACCTCCGGTGACAGTGGTGGTTGATTTTGATTGGAGAACTGGCCTTGCTGCAAAAGACTGGTCCAACGTTGCTAAGAAAGGCCAGATTGAA GAAATGGAACTTGAGTTGAAGAAATTGTATGAGACTGTCTCATCCATTCATGATGAGATGTTTTATCTTCGCGACAG GGAGGAAGAAATGCAACAACTCAATAGAGCAACCAACTCCAAGATGGCTACCTTTAGTTTCCTCTCGCTTGTGGTTTGCTTGTCAGTAGCTGGTTTGCAGTTATGGCATCTGAAGACATTCTTCCAGAGAAAGAAGGTTATCTAA